One Fuerstiella marisgermanici DNA window includes the following coding sequences:
- a CDS encoding vWA domain-containing protein: MMKLTAFKLLAATAVLAATGVANADSQQVKLDVSPVNSLLKSGEKTTTWIRVGLHGFKLESEKVRPGVNLAIVLDKSGSMNGEKIKRAREAAIDAIRLLRDEDIVSIITYDSTVNVLVPATKLTDKESVIKAINAIRPGGNTALFAGVSKGAAEVRKFLDKERVNRVILLSDGLANVGPSSPGELGNLGKSMLKENISVSTLGLGLGYNEDLMVQLASTSGGNHLFIEDASELADIFRSEFDDVLSVIAQEVDMTVTIPEGIRPVRVLGNEAQINGQKVVTRMAQIYSEQDRHIVIEVELPASEKDTKLELAKVAVTYANMKTHESDKLSGAAKVEFSDDDAKVEGSVNSKVLADVVALVSSEQSKLATKLLDEGNFAGCRQVLKDNVDFLKINALKCPENEVRLQALARQNSFAFEGLKGVESNNAPASNLVRKSFRSYQSEVDSQQRAKSSVAPKSSSSP, translated from the coding sequence ATGATGAAACTCACAGCATTCAAACTACTGGCGGCCACAGCTGTCCTGGCCGCAACCGGTGTCGCAAACGCTGATAGTCAGCAAGTGAAACTGGATGTATCGCCCGTCAACAGCCTGCTGAAGTCCGGTGAAAAAACAACTACGTGGATTCGAGTTGGCCTGCATGGCTTTAAGCTGGAATCGGAGAAGGTGCGGCCAGGCGTGAACCTTGCCATCGTGCTGGACAAATCGGGTTCGATGAATGGCGAAAAGATCAAGCGAGCTCGCGAAGCCGCGATTGACGCGATTCGACTGCTTCGAGACGAAGACATCGTTTCAATTATTACCTACGACTCAACCGTCAACGTGCTGGTCCCAGCGACTAAGCTGACGGACAAAGAGAGTGTGATCAAAGCCATCAACGCCATTCGGCCCGGCGGCAACACGGCGTTGTTTGCAGGCGTCAGCAAAGGTGCGGCGGAGGTTCGCAAGTTTTTGGATAAGGAGCGTGTGAACCGCGTCATCCTGCTGTCTGATGGCCTGGCCAATGTGGGGCCGTCCTCTCCGGGGGAACTTGGAAACCTTGGCAAGTCGATGCTGAAGGAAAACATCAGCGTGTCGACTTTGGGTTTGGGCTTGGGCTACAACGAAGACCTGATGGTTCAGCTGGCGTCGACCAGCGGCGGCAATCATCTGTTTATCGAAGATGCTTCGGAACTGGCAGACATTTTTCGCAGCGAATTCGATGACGTGTTGTCGGTGATTGCTCAGGAAGTGGACATGACGGTCACGATTCCTGAGGGCATTCGACCGGTACGAGTCCTCGGCAACGAAGCTCAGATCAACGGCCAGAAGGTTGTGACTCGGATGGCTCAGATCTACAGCGAACAGGATCGCCACATCGTCATCGAAGTCGAATTGCCCGCGTCGGAAAAAGACACGAAGCTGGAACTGGCAAAGGTTGCCGTCACGTATGCCAATATGAAAACTCACGAAAGCGATAAGCTAAGCGGCGCGGCCAAAGTAGAATTTAGTGACGACGATGCAAAGGTCGAAGGCAGTGTGAACAGCAAAGTGCTGGCCGATGTCGTGGCTCTGGTTTCGAGTGAACAGAGCAAGCTGGCAACGAAGCTTCTTGACGAAGGCAACTTCGCCGGTTGTCGACAGGTGTTGAAGGACAACGTGGATTTCCTGAAAATTAACGCTCTAAAATGCCCGGAAAACGAAGTCCGCCTACAAGCCCTGGCCAGGCAGAACTCCTTCGCGTTTGAAGGATTGAAAGGCGTGGAAAGCAATAACGCGCCCGCATCGAACCTTGTTCGCAAAAGTTTCCGCAGTTACCAGAGCGAAGTGGATTCGCAGCAGCGAGCCAAAAGTTCGGTGGCCCCCAAGAGTTCGTCGTCACCGTAG
- a CDS encoding sensor histidine kinase has product MKLRPVILITLIIVLPLAALTWAILRIAENEQVVVQQRFRELMEDRLQDVNVNVVAFVEDLERSLSRITAIDDFELESLRQTNRSEPRLLQLFVLNPEGQLSYPDPAGDLNTNERQFLVQAAKMFTGKDLKETVIRSEQEAVDQLGNAVSSVAPTMQSKADSEPLGRSQAALQYRSSPGLDQQSQAPVQKQLVEEAYRAAPVQNLEAFEESSGWFVWYWDRGLNLIYWQRRPSGHIVGCALERARWMADLVAQLPETVASDPGSERSIETRVRLVNSAAAPVYQWGNFEPPDDAKPLCEVPLAVPLASWRLQCFVPVAQLTAGTGRSVHLSLFASLAAVAAALGVISFFFVREYARDMKEASQQVSFVNQVSHELKTPLTNIRMYAELLERDLDGVSSAEAEKPKQRLEIILSEGQRLTRLIGNVLTFARQQRKTLQLQPREVRPDQLIERIMDRFRPAFVDQQIETTFDGNADSAMQIDPDFLEQILGNLISNVEKYAASGGSLNVRSSVESGVLTLDICDAGPGIPPAKRGAVFEPFARVTNDVSYAAGTGIGLSIARELARLHGGDVLLMDSDSGCWFRATIKACSI; this is encoded by the coding sequence GTGAAACTTCGTCCCGTCATTTTGATCACGCTGATCATCGTGCTGCCCCTGGCCGCATTGACGTGGGCCATTCTGCGCATCGCGGAAAACGAACAAGTTGTCGTGCAGCAGCGGTTCCGAGAACTAATGGAAGATCGGCTGCAGGACGTGAATGTCAACGTCGTCGCGTTTGTTGAAGATCTCGAACGTTCTTTGAGTCGCATCACGGCGATTGACGACTTTGAATTGGAGTCGCTGCGGCAGACCAATCGCAGCGAACCGCGCCTGTTGCAATTGTTCGTACTGAATCCCGAAGGACAGCTTTCGTATCCGGATCCGGCTGGAGACCTTAATACCAATGAGCGGCAATTTTTGGTGCAGGCCGCGAAGATGTTCACCGGAAAAGACCTCAAGGAAACCGTCATCCGTTCAGAGCAGGAGGCCGTTGATCAGCTTGGCAACGCTGTCTCGTCGGTAGCGCCGACAATGCAATCCAAGGCTGATTCTGAACCGTTAGGCCGCAGTCAGGCGGCGCTGCAGTATCGTTCGTCGCCAGGGCTGGACCAACAGTCTCAGGCACCCGTTCAGAAGCAACTTGTTGAAGAGGCTTACCGGGCGGCCCCCGTACAAAACCTGGAGGCGTTTGAAGAATCGAGCGGCTGGTTTGTGTGGTACTGGGATCGAGGGCTGAATCTGATCTATTGGCAGCGACGACCATCCGGGCATATCGTTGGGTGTGCCCTGGAAAGAGCTCGCTGGATGGCGGATCTGGTGGCTCAGTTGCCCGAAACTGTTGCCAGCGATCCCGGCAGTGAACGCAGTATCGAAACGCGAGTTCGGCTGGTCAATTCTGCCGCCGCGCCTGTGTATCAGTGGGGGAATTTCGAACCGCCCGACGATGCAAAGCCGCTGTGCGAAGTTCCTCTGGCGGTGCCGCTGGCGTCATGGCGGCTGCAATGCTTTGTCCCCGTCGCACAGCTTACAGCGGGCACTGGTCGTAGCGTGCATCTTAGTCTGTTCGCCAGTCTCGCAGCCGTAGCGGCGGCGCTGGGAGTGATCTCGTTCTTCTTTGTCCGCGAATATGCGCGAGACATGAAAGAAGCGTCGCAGCAGGTGAGTTTCGTGAATCAGGTTTCGCACGAACTCAAGACGCCACTGACGAACATCCGTATGTACGCGGAACTGCTGGAACGTGACCTTGACGGCGTATCCAGTGCCGAAGCTGAAAAGCCGAAACAACGGCTGGAGATCATTCTTTCTGAAGGCCAGCGACTCACCCGTTTGATCGGCAACGTGCTGACGTTCGCTCGGCAACAACGCAAGACGCTTCAGCTGCAACCGCGCGAGGTGAGGCCTGATCAGTTGATCGAACGAATTATGGATCGGTTCCGGCCGGCCTTTGTAGATCAGCAGATCGAAACGACGTTCGATGGCAACGCAGATTCAGCGATGCAGATCGACCCTGATTTTCTGGAGCAGATTCTCGGAAATCTGATCAGCAATGTGGAAAAGTACGCGGCCAGCGGTGGCTCGCTGAATGTTCGCAGCAGCGTTGAGAGCGGTGTGCTGACATTGGATATTTGTGACGCCGGCCCCGGCATCCCACCAGCCAAGCGAGGCGCCGTTTTCGAACCTTTCGCGCGCGTTACCAATGATGTTAGCTATGCGGCTGGTACAGGTATCGGACTGTCGATCGCCCGCGAACTGGCTCGACTGCATGGCGGCGATGTGCTTTTGATGGACAGCGACTCCGGCTGCTGGTTTCGAGCCACAATAAAGGCATGCTCAATATGA
- a CDS encoding O-acetylhomoserine aminocarboxypropyltransferase/cysteine synthase family protein, with the protein MKLETTCLHGGTQPDPTTNSRGVTLHRTSSYVFNSTEHAANLFGLKELGNIYTRLMNPTQDVLEQRVAQLEGGAGALALASGTSAVFYSLINIMQAGDEFVTANNLYGGSFTQFNDILPRFGIKARFVDPSDPNNFAAAINDKTKAVFCETVSNPGLEISDLDAIAKIAHEHGLPLIADSTFTTPALLRPIEHGADIVVHSLTKWMGGHGTGIGGVVVDSGKFDWKSDKFPLMNEEDSSYHGVRWAHDLGDLAPLAYILRMRVIPLRNLGACISPDNSWMFLQGIETLPLRMERHCENSLAVAKHLQSHDAVEWVRYPGLEGDSNYQKAQQYLGGSGGSMVVFGIKGGAAAGSKFIEALKMFSHLANVGDAKSLAIHPATTTHSQMTEEQQKAGGIPPEMVRLSVGIEHIDDIMADLNQALAAAV; encoded by the coding sequence ATGAAACTTGAAACCACTTGCTTGCACGGCGGAACTCAGCCGGATCCCACCACGAATTCTCGCGGAGTGACTCTGCATCGCACGAGTTCCTACGTGTTTAATAGCACCGAACACGCGGCCAATCTGTTTGGGTTGAAGGAACTTGGCAACATCTACACACGGCTAATGAATCCGACTCAGGACGTGCTGGAACAGCGAGTCGCTCAGTTGGAAGGTGGCGCGGGCGCGCTGGCTCTGGCGTCAGGGACGAGTGCCGTCTTCTACAGCCTGATCAACATTATGCAGGCCGGCGACGAATTTGTGACCGCCAACAATCTTTACGGCGGCTCGTTCACGCAGTTCAACGATATTCTGCCGCGGTTTGGCATCAAAGCGAGGTTCGTTGATCCTTCCGATCCCAACAATTTCGCGGCGGCGATCAACGACAAAACGAAAGCCGTGTTTTGCGAAACCGTCAGCAATCCGGGCCTGGAAATTTCTGATCTCGACGCGATCGCAAAGATCGCTCATGAGCACGGCCTGCCGCTGATTGCCGACAGCACCTTCACCACGCCTGCCCTGCTGCGACCCATCGAACACGGAGCCGACATCGTTGTGCATTCGCTCACAAAGTGGATGGGCGGCCACGGAACGGGCATCGGTGGTGTGGTCGTGGATAGCGGAAAGTTTGACTGGAAGAGCGACAAGTTTCCGCTGATGAATGAAGAGGACAGCAGCTATCATGGAGTCCGCTGGGCTCACGATTTGGGCGACCTCGCTCCGCTGGCCTACATTCTGCGTATGCGAGTCATCCCGCTCAGAAATCTCGGAGCATGCATTTCACCAGACAATTCATGGATGTTCCTGCAGGGCATTGAAACACTGCCGCTGAGAATGGAACGGCACTGTGAGAATTCACTCGCTGTGGCAAAGCACCTGCAGAGCCACGACGCCGTCGAATGGGTTCGCTATCCGGGGTTGGAAGGCGATTCGAATTATCAGAAAGCTCAGCAGTATCTGGGCGGATCGGGCGGCTCAATGGTTGTCTTCGGTATTAAAGGTGGAGCCGCCGCTGGCAGTAAGTTCATCGAGGCGCTGAAGATGTTCAGTCACCTGGCCAACGTAGGTGACGCGAAGAGTCTTGCCATTCATCCCGCCACGACAACTCATTCGCAAATGACGGAAGAGCAACAAAAAGCGGGTGGCATCCCGCCCGAGATGGTTCGCCTGTCTGTGGGCATCGAACACATCGATGACATCATGGCCGATCTGAATCAGGCTCTGGCAGCGGCAGTTTAG
- a CDS encoding Uma2 family endonuclease, producing MPIETQNLPAETRTVMEHIEWDTYVDLAEQRRGSVPRMTYDQGVLELMNPRRQHEGIGRLLGRMVETFTEVRGIEIQSVASTTFKRRDLKQGFEADESYYIEHAEQIRVKEEVDLLVDPPPDLVIEVEITTSAIHKLKLFAAMGIPEVWRHDDDSLRMFRLAKGEYREIAESVSLPGFTVAMATELLIQRFDVGETALVRSFRASLAGV from the coding sequence ATGCCAATCGAAACCCAAAACCTTCCCGCTGAAACGCGAACTGTGATGGAGCACATCGAGTGGGACACCTACGTCGACCTCGCCGAACAGCGTCGCGGCAGCGTGCCTCGCATGACCTACGATCAGGGAGTTCTGGAACTCATGAATCCACGACGACAGCACGAAGGCATCGGCCGCTTGTTGGGCCGCATGGTCGAAACTTTCACAGAAGTGCGTGGAATTGAAATCCAGAGCGTGGCGTCAACAACTTTCAAACGCCGCGATCTGAAGCAGGGGTTTGAAGCGGATGAGTCGTACTACATTGAGCATGCCGAGCAGATTCGCGTGAAGGAAGAGGTTGATCTGCTGGTCGATCCGCCGCCGGACCTGGTGATCGAGGTTGAGATCACAACGTCCGCGATTCATAAGTTGAAACTGTTTGCCGCGATGGGTATTCCTGAGGTTTGGCGGCACGACGACGATTCGCTGCGGATGTTTCGGCTGGCCAAAGGCGAATATCGGGAAATCGCGGAAAGCGTCTCGCTGCCGGGCTTCACTGTTGCCATGGCCACCGAATTGCTGATCCAACGTTTCGACGTGGGTGAGACCGCATTGGTCCGATCGTTTCGTGCGTCGTTAGCGGGGGTCTGA